Proteins encoded within one genomic window of Bemisia tabaci chromosome 2, PGI_BMITA_v3:
- the LOC109033788 gene encoding uncharacterized protein: MVPTSAASLRPSSLLPKLEGLFMIIYKNYATSRLVLCENHQKSKDLVVLLLSGFILPGVTAFFLPSTLVPGNSYAFSLIGYLGFGVGPWHAFYALSPSTFFNIRPMEGSWDVVVPQIGHLADLRNVTVKWAGPLPGREAIPKEVGFALAYRMINQSYLYHMHQCNCRHYTDYLLYGRTFGRSYDIAYMPIRDNCPLHRLLNSTTNVNSPSFKLHDKLGNSYLLGPPWNSSSNSHTVNQQSLPTSPNTWRPGPRPGGGSPGVSQGPRPPGAPPVSLPVSPPVSPPGSPPGLRPSGGPPSSPSGSTPVSPLGSTPGPRPGSSPPGFLPGARPSGGPPGSPSVSSPVSPPASPSGSTPGSSPGSSPPGFPPGLRPSGGPSGSPSVSLPGSTPGPRPSGSPPVSSPSSPPGSPPSSPPGLRPSGGSPGSTSVSQPVSPPGSTPGPRPSGSPPGSPPDPHPSGGPSGSLSVSPLVSPPGSPQSSPQSSPPGPKPGSSPGSPLGSPPGLRPGGGPPGYPPDPHPSGGPSGSLSVSSPVSPPGSPPVSVPVSPPSFPPGPKPGSSSGSPPGSPPGLRPGGGPPGSPSGPRSGGGPSGPYPEGGAPSSPPDSRPGGGPLGSPPGPQGHLEVFL, translated from the exons ATGGTCCCTACATCTGCTGCGTCGCTTCGGCCGTCCAGCCTACTCCCAAAACTAGAAG GTCTTTTCatgattatttataaaaattatgCCACTTCAAGGCTAGTTTTATGCGAGAACCATCAGAAAAGTAAAG ATCTGGTGGTTTTGTTGCTGTCGGGCTTCATCCTGCCCGGGGTCACGGCTTTCTTCTTGCCGTCGACGCTCGTGCCCGGGAACTCTTACGCTTTCTCGTTGATCGGCTACCTTGGGTTCGGGGTCGGGCCATGGCACGCCTTCTACGCCCTCTCGCCGTCCACCTTCTTCAACATCCGGCCGATGGAGGGCTCTTGGGACGTTGTTGTCCCGCAAATCGGGCACCTCGCCGATCTCCGCAATGTCACTGTCAAGTGGGCAGGACCGCTCCCCGGCCGAGAGGCCATCCCCAAAGAAGTCGGCTTTGCTCTCGCTTACCGCATGATAAACCA GTCGTACCTCTACCACATGCATCAATGTAATTGTCGTCACTACACAGATTACCTGTTATATGGAAGGACATTTGGTAGATCATACGATATTGCGTACATGCCTATCAGAGACAACTGCCCATTGCACCGTCTACTAAATAGCACAACAAACGTCAATTCGCCTTCATTCAAACTGCACGATAAACTTGGTAACTCGTATCTATTAGGACCTCCATGGAACTCATCTAGCAATAGCCATACAGTAAATCAACAAAGCTTGCCTACCTCGCCTAATACTTGGCGACCAGGTCCACGTCCAGGTGGTGGCTCACCAGGTGTCTCACAAGGACCACGTCCACCAGGTGCTCCACCAGTTTCCCTACCGGTTTCCCCACCGGTTTCTCCACCAGGTTCCCCACCAGGTCTACGTCCAAGTGGTGGCCCACCAAGTTCCCCATCAGGTTCCACACCAGTTTCCCCACTAGGTTCCACACCAGGTCCACGTCCAGGTAGTAGCCCACCAGGTTTCCTACCAGGTGCACGTCCAAGTGGTGGCCCACCAGGTTCCCCATCGGTTTCCTCACCAGTTTCCCCACCAGCTTCCCCATCAGGATCCACACCAGGTTCAAGTCCAGGTAGTAGCCCACCAGGTTTCCCACCAGGCCTACGTCCAAGTGGTGGCCCTTCAGGTTCCCCATCAGTTTCCCTACCAGGTTCCACACCAGGTCCACGTCCAAGTGGTAGCCCGCCAGTTTCCTCACCAAGTTCCCCGCCAGGTTCCCCACCAAGTTCCCCGCCAGGTCTACGTCCAAGTGGTGGCTCACCAGGTTCCACATCAGTTTCCCAACCAGTTTCACCACCAGGTTCCACACCAGGTCCACGTCCAAGTGGTAGTCCACCAGGTTCCCCACCAGATCCACATCCAAGTGGTGGCCCATCAGGTTCCCTATCAGTCTCCCCACTAGTTTCCCCACCAGGTTCCCCACAAAGTTCCCCACAAAGTTCCCCGCCAGGTCCCAAACCAGGTTCCTCACCAGGCTCTCCACTAGGTTCCCCACCAGGTCTACGTCCAGGTGGTGGCCCACCAGGTTACCCACCAGATCCACATCCAAGTGGTGGCCCATCAGGTTCCCTATCAGTCTCCTCACCAGTTTCCCCACCAGGTTCTCCACCAGTTTCAGTACCAGTTTCTCCACCAAGTTTCCCGCCAGGTCCCAAGCCAGGTTCCTCATCAGGTTCTCCACCAGGTTCCCCACCAGGTCTACGTCCAGGTGGTGGTCCACCAGGTTCCCCATCAGGTCCACGTTCAGGTGGTGGCCCATCAGGTCCATATCCAGAGGGTGGCGCACCAAGTTCCCCACCAGACTCACGTCCAGGTGGTGGCCCACTGGGTTCCCCACCAGGCCCACAAGGACATCTTGAAGTTTTCCTGTAG